One segment of Deltaproteobacteria bacterium DNA contains the following:
- a CDS encoding cbb3-type cytochrome c oxidase subunit I, which yields GGFLVWGHHMFTSGMSPLANTIFSFMTFFVAVPTAVKVFNWIATLYRGSITFEAPMLYALTFIFLFIVGGLTGPFLGALATNVQLHDTYFVVAHFHYTMMGGTVMGFFAGLHYWFPKMTGKMLNEKVARVAWALIFVGFNVTFFTMFIVGVRGMPRRYAEYLPKFQVENVISTIGSAVLALGILVMCWNFLQGLRKGAPAPANPWRALSLEWRAASPPETENFHEIPVVTEWPYGYGTTKV from the coding sequence TGGGCGGGTTCCTCGTGTGGGGGCACCACATGTTCACTTCGGGCATGTCCCCGCTGGCGAACACGATCTTCTCGTTCATGACCTTCTTCGTCGCCGTCCCCACGGCGGTGAAGGTCTTCAACTGGATCGCCACGCTCTACCGGGGATCGATCACCTTCGAGGCGCCGATGCTCTACGCCCTGACCTTCATCTTCCTGTTCATCGTCGGCGGGCTCACCGGGCCGTTTCTCGGGGCCCTGGCCACCAACGTGCAGCTTCACGACACCTACTTCGTCGTGGCCCACTTCCATTACACGATGATGGGCGGCACGGTGATGGGGTTCTTCGCGGGGCTCCACTACTGGTTCCCGAAGATGACGGGGAAGATGCTGAACGAGAAGGTCGCCCGGGTCGCGTGGGCGTTGATCTTCGTCGGGTTCAACGTCACCTTCTTCACGATGTTCATCGTCGGTGTCCGCGGGATGCCGCGCCGCTACGCGGAGTACCTCCCCAAGTTCCAGGTGGAGAACGTGATCTCCACGATCGGTTCCGCCGTCCTGGCCCTGGGGATCCTGGTGATGTGCTGGAACTTCCTCCAGGGGCTCCGGAAAGGGGCTCCGGCCCCTGCGAACCCCTGGCGCGCGCTGAGCCTGGAATGGAGGGCCGCGTCCCCTCCCGAGACGGAGAATTTCCACGAGATCCCGGTGGTGACCGAATGGCCGTACGGCTACGGAACGACGAAGGTCTGA
- a CDS encoding cytochrome c oxidase subunit 3 family protein — protein sequence MSAPAAEHHDPAVAFEAAKLGVWTFLATEVLLFGALFTAFTVFRMKYPEMFRVEHAKLDRVLGAVNTVVLITSSLMVVLGVDAIKRGKARLLEACFGATILLAAVFLCVKYAEYAAKFHHGLYPRTNLFFSLYFMMTGLHGIHVLIGMGLLSYVIVLSRRGRLSEAWYTPAEMSGLYWHFVDLVWIYLFPLLYLIG from the coding sequence ATGAGCGCTCCTGCCGCAGAGCACCACGATCCGGCGGTCGCCTTCGAGGCCGCCAAGCTCGGCGTCTGGACCTTTCTCGCCACCGAGGTCCTCCTGTTCGGCGCGCTCTTCACCGCGTTCACCGTTTTCCGGATGAAGTACCCGGAGATGTTCCGCGTGGAGCACGCGAAGCTCGACCGGGTCCTCGGTGCGGTGAACACGGTCGTCCTCATCACCAGTTCGTTGATGGTCGTGCTCGGCGTGGACGCGATCAAGCGGGGGAAGGCGCGGCTGCTCGAGGCGTGCTTCGGCGCGACGATCCTGCTGGCGGCCGTCTTCCTCTGCGTCAAGTACGCCGAGTACGCCGCGAAGTTCCACCACGGGCTGTACCCGCGCACCAATCTCTTTTTCTCGCTCTATTTCATGATGACCGGGCTGCACGGGATCCACGTGCTCATCGGGATGGGGCTGCTGTCGTACGTCATCGTCCTCTCGCGGCGCGGCCGGCTCTCCGAAGCCTGGTACACGCCGGCGGAGATGTCGGGGCTGTACTGGCACTTCGTCGACCTGGTGTGGATCTACCTGTTCCCGCTGCTCTACCTGATCGGGTGA
- a CDS encoding cytochrome C oxidase subunit IV family protein, whose amino-acid sequence MTRRTTTSHRTTLAVFAALLLLTVVTVLVSYVDLGPGNVVVALLIASVKASLVALFFMHLKSESRLVWGFALVPIVFLALILLGTLSDTMLR is encoded by the coding sequence ATGACCCGGAGAACCACAACCTCGCACCGGACCACGCTCGCGGTGTTCGCCGCCCTGCTGCTGCTGACGGTCGTCACGGTTCTCGTCTCCTACGTCGACCTGGGTCCGGGGAACGTCGTGGTCGCGCTGCTGATCGCCTCCGTGAAGGCGTCGCTCGTGGCCCTCTTTTTCATGCATCTCAAGAGCGAGAGCCGGCTGGTGTGGGGGTTCGCCCTGGTCCCGATCGTCTTCCTCGCCCTCATCCTCCTCGGCACGCTCTCCGACACGATGTTGCGCTGA
- a CDS encoding COX15/CtaA family protein — protein sequence MLGRVTVGLFFLLLVWGNLVAGLKAGLACPDWPLCYGKVLPPFRWDIYMEFGHRVIAAVASIFLLALAYRRYRKYEGSARALPVLAVLLLLTEIGMGGAVVLLETPLRLTTIHFMIGLLVFLLAFFMMTFDGERERPAFSFRGPAALFLSVAALVYSQAALGAYVRHLDAGLACPDFPTCLGKWVPPLLAGPVLAHFSHRTLGYLVLLTAAMLYLFVRRDPRQRGNRFLALSFLVLVAAQIGVGALVVLSGLHYLATALHLTVALGMLSILAHLWVNAVRAERTALSLPRC from the coding sequence ATGCTGGGCCGGGTAACCGTTGGACTGTTCTTTTTGCTGCTCGTCTGGGGGAATCTCGTGGCGGGGCTCAAGGCGGGGCTGGCGTGCCCCGACTGGCCGCTGTGCTACGGCAAGGTCCTGCCCCCCTTTCGCTGGGACATCTACATGGAGTTCGGTCATCGCGTCATCGCCGCCGTGGCGTCGATCTTCCTCCTTGCGCTCGCGTACCGCCGGTACCGGAAGTACGAGGGATCGGCCCGGGCGTTGCCGGTCCTCGCGGTCCTCCTGCTCCTGACGGAGATCGGGATGGGCGGCGCCGTGGTGCTCCTCGAAACGCCGTTGCGGCTGACCACGATCCACTTCATGATCGGGCTCCTCGTCTTTCTCCTCGCCTTCTTCATGATGACGTTCGATGGCGAGCGCGAGCGACCCGCCTTCTCCTTCCGGGGACCGGCGGCCCTCTTTCTCTCCGTCGCCGCGCTGGTCTATTCGCAGGCCGCCCTTGGGGCTTACGTCCGCCATCTCGATGCGGGGCTCGCGTGCCCGGACTTCCCCACCTGCCTCGGGAAGTGGGTCCCGCCGCTCCTCGCAGGCCCCGTGCTTGCGCACTTCTCCCACCGGACCCTCGGGTACCTGGTGCTGCTGACCGCGGCGATGCTCTACCTCTTCGTCCGGCGGGACCCGCGGCAGCGGGGGAATCGTTTCCTTGCCCTGTCGTTCCTGGTCCTCGTCGCGGCCCAGATCGGCGTGGGGGCCCTGGTGGTGCTGTCGGGGCTCCACTACCTTGCCACCGCGCTGCACCTGACGGTGGCGCTCGGGATGCTGTCGATCCTGGCCCACCTGTGGGTGAACGCGGTGCGCGCGGAAAGGACGGCGCTATCCCTGCCCCGGTGCTGA
- the cyoE gene encoding heme o synthase, producing the protein MLTPPGKPSAILLIKPGIVAAVTLAGLSGMVLAQRGVPKAGKALLTLACILAAAGGSAALNTVLDAGIDEKMPRLTRRIAALRALGRGNVAAAALVAIAVSLLLSARFLNATTCLLLAAAAAGYAGLYTLVWKRRSPYGTIPGAVPGALPVLIGYAAVNPRLGMDAVLLFLILVFWQPPHFWALALRHQEEYRAAGVPVLPVAFGEPYTKVLIFLYAAALLPLSLSLWALGYLSARFGWAAFLLGAGFLAVFYRDTVATRRFGRAFAASIVYLTLLLLALLADVLFR; encoded by the coding sequence GTGCTGACCCCGCCGGGGAAGCCGTCCGCGATCCTGCTGATCAAGCCGGGCATCGTCGCGGCGGTGACCTTGGCCGGCCTTTCCGGGATGGTTCTCGCCCAACGAGGCGTACCGAAGGCCGGAAAGGCGCTGCTCACGCTGGCCTGCATCCTCGCGGCGGCGGGCGGGTCCGCCGCCCTGAACACGGTCCTTGACGCCGGGATCGACGAGAAGATGCCGCGCCTGACCCGCCGGATCGCCGCCCTGCGGGCCCTCGGGCGCGGGAACGTCGCGGCGGCGGCGCTCGTCGCGATCGCGGTCTCGCTGCTCCTTTCGGCCCGCTTCCTCAACGCCACGACGTGCCTTCTCCTTGCCGCGGCCGCGGCAGGGTACGCGGGCCTGTACACACTGGTATGGAAGCGCCGCTCGCCGTACGGGACGATCCCCGGCGCCGTCCCCGGAGCCCTGCCGGTCCTCATCGGGTACGCCGCCGTGAATCCGCGCCTCGGGATGGACGCCGTTCTCCTGTTCCTGATCCTCGTGTTTTGGCAGCCGCCCCACTTCTGGGCCCTGGCGCTGCGCCACCAGGAGGAATACCGTGCTGCGGGCGTCCCGGTCCTTCCCGTGGCGTTCGGCGAGCCGTACACCAAGGTGCTGATCTTCCTGTACGCGGCGGCGCTGCTCCCCCTGTCCTTGTCGCTGTGGGCGCTGGGGTACCTTTCCGCGCGCTTCGGGTGGGCGGCCTTCCTGCTCGGGGCGGGCTTTCTCGCCGTCTTCTACCGGGACACCGTGGCGACCCGTCGCTTCGGCCGCGCGTTCGCCGCCTCGATCGTCTACCTGACGCTGCTGCTCCTCGCCCTCCTCGCCGACGTCCTGTTCCGGTGA
- a CDS encoding PfkB family carbohydrate kinase yields the protein MSLLVVGSMAFDSIKSPFGEVERVIGGSATYFSLAASYLTPVRLVSVVGRDFPKETLDMLSARGIDLQGLKVAEGITFHWKGYYEYDLNIAHTVKTDLNVFENFAPVLPPSYRESRYVFLGNIDPKLQLDILAQVREPKIVALDTMNFWIEKSPQLLREVIRTVDIVLVNEAEIRELTGEFNLVKAARKLMRMGPGRVVIKRGEYGVLHMADGEIFAAPAYPLETIFDPTGAGDSFAGGFMGYLASRDGAALTEGDYRLATIYGSAIASFTVEAFSTERLQGLTREEIDSRLAAFRALTEFRV from the coding sequence ATGAGCCTTCTGGTCGTGGGATCGATGGCGTTCGACAGCATCAAGTCGCCGTTCGGCGAGGTGGAGCGGGTGATCGGCGGGTCGGCGACCTACTTCTCCCTCGCGGCGAGTTACCTGACCCCCGTGCGCCTCGTCTCGGTCGTGGGAAGGGACTTCCCGAAGGAAACGCTCGACATGCTCTCCGCCCGGGGGATCGACCTCCAGGGGTTGAAGGTCGCGGAGGGGATCACCTTCCACTGGAAGGGGTATTACGAGTACGACCTGAACATCGCCCACACGGTGAAAACGGACCTGAACGTGTTCGAGAATTTCGCCCCCGTCCTCCCGCCATCGTACCGGGAATCCCGCTACGTCTTCCTCGGGAACATCGATCCGAAACTGCAGCTGGACATCCTGGCCCAGGTCCGCGAACCGAAGATCGTCGCGCTCGACACGATGAACTTCTGGATCGAAAAGAGCCCGCAGCTGCTGCGGGAAGTGATCCGGACCGTCGACATCGTCCTCGTCAACGAGGCGGAGATCCGGGAGCTGACGGGCGAGTTCAACCTCGTCAAGGCGGCCCGGAAGCTGATGCGCATGGGGCCGGGGCGCGTCGTGATCAAGCGGGGGGAATACGGCGTCCTCCACATGGCCGACGGGGAGATCTTCGCGGCCCCGGCGTACCCGCTGGAGACGATCTTCGACCCCACCGGGGCGGGGGACAGCTTCGCGGGCGGCTTCATGGGATACCTCGCATCGCGGGACGGGGCCGCGCTCACGGAGGGGGATTACCGGCTGGCCACGATCTACGGCAGCGCCATCGCCTCCTTCACGGTGGAGGCGTTCAGCACGGAGCGGCTGCAGGGGCTTACCCGGGAAGAGATCGACTCCCGCCTTGCGGCGTTCCGGGCCCTCACCGAATTTCGGGTATGA